One window from the genome of Parasteatoda tepidariorum isolate YZ-2023 chromosome 8, CAS_Ptep_4.0, whole genome shotgun sequence encodes:
- the LOC107438602 gene encoding zinc finger protein 235-like: protein MEAKKIVEPQNPCPPNAERSFKGHVCGICQKWFKRSSDLRRHGSVHSNEKPISCDHCNMKFSSKTRLRSHRKYLTLEKNFQCEFCQMRFKMFTNLKLHMITHTEEKPYKCEMCNKSFRQKSGLEYHYSSQTYLAHHKTFEEFKQFEYLIEKYKSRYLEDGGVHICTVCNKEFKSARRLESHSIVHSKNWYECDICQLHFKRKEYISRHKRAIHSSRRELFPCDICKKRFTTKYSVKLHKTAVHKECRSFQCEICPRSFLNRAAFVAHMDAHSGVKKFACTMCDKKYKTMSNLKYHMREHTGEKPYMCEDCNTCFKSNEMLKTHSRRCERIKTTFETKQNADGKMELELSQIQNTDNKITLLKVPEKNVAEKTVDQAIYKSLQVAKKAFSNENNVFTSTQSRRREKIKTTFETKHNADSKMELGQSQIQNTDNKINLLKVPEENMAEKTADPTMHKSLQVAKKAFSNENNVFTSKNIKFVKVQNTAALNFLRVTRLFQRYR, encoded by the coding sequence ATGGAAGCAAAGAAAATAGTAGAGCCTCAAAATCCGTGTCCTCCAAATGCTGAAAGATCGTTTAAGGGCCACGTTTGTGGAATATGCCAGAAATGGTTTAAAAGATCAAGTGATCTGCGTAGACATGGAAGTGTACATTCCAATGAAAAACCTATTTCTTGTGATCATTGCAACATGAAATTCTCATCTAAAACTAGGTTACGGTCACATCGTAAATATTtaacacttgaaaaaaattttcagtgtgAGTTTTGCCAAATgcgatttaaaatgtttactaatCTTAAACTTCATATGATTACTCACACGGAGGAAAAACCTTATAAGTGtgaaatgtgtaataaaagttttcgcCAAAAAAGTGGACTGGAATATCATTATAGCAGTCAAACTTATCTAGCACATCATAAGACATTTGAAGAATTCaaacaatttgaatatttaattgaaaaatataaatctagaTATCTTGAGGATGGTGGTGTGCATATCTGTACAGTGTGTAACAAGGAATTTAAATCAGCAAGACGTCTGGAAAGCCATTCTATTGTTCATTCTAAGAACTGGTATGAATGTGACATAtgtcaattacattttaaaagaaaagaatacatATCTAGGCATAAACGTGCAATCCACTCTAGTAGAAGAGAGCTTTTTCCTTgtgatatttgtaaaaaaagatttactaCTAAATATTCTGTCAAGTTGCACAAAACTGCAGTTCACAAAGAATGCAGGTCATTTCAGTGTGAAATTTGTCCTCGATCTTTTCTTAACAGAGCTGCATTTGTTGCACATATGGATGCCCACAGTGGagtgaaaaaatttgcttgtactATGTGtgacaaaaagtataaaacaatgTCTAACTTAAAGTATCATATGAGAGAGCACACTGGAGAGAAACCTTATATGTGTGAAGATTGCAATAcatgttttaaatcaaatgaaatgcTAAAAACTCACTCTAGAAGGtgtgaaagaattaaaactacttttgaaacaaaacagaaTGCTGATGGCAAAATGGAACTTGAACTGTCCCAAATTCAAAACACagataacaaaataactttGCTCAAAGTGCCTGAAAAAAATGTGGCAGAAAAAACTGTAGATCAAGCAATATATAAAAGTCTCCAAGTTGCTAAAAAGGCATttagtaatgaaaataatgtttttacttCTACTCAATCTAGAAGgcgtgaaaaaattaaaactacttttgaaacaaaacacaATGCTGATAGCAAAATGGAACTTGGGCAGTCCCAAATTCAAAACacagataacaaaataaatttgctcaAAGTGCCTGAAGAAAATATGGCAGAAAAAACTGCAGATCCAACAATGCATAAAAGTCTCCAAGTTGCAAAAAAGGCATttagtaatgaaaataatgtttttacatcaaaaaatataaagtttgtaAAAGTGCAGAATACAGCAGCATTAAACTTTTTGCGTGTAACAAGACTATTTCAGAGATACAGGTGA
- the LOC107438603 gene encoding putative zinc finger protein 66: MEAKKIVEPQNPCSPNAERPFKGHVCGICQKWFKRSSDLHRHGSVHSNEKPISCDHCNMKFASKDRLYSHRKYFSLEKAFQCEFCPMSFKMFSILKLHMIIHTEERPYKCEMCNKNFRRKGGLEYHYSSQSYLAHHRKFEEFKQFEYLIEKYKSRNVDDGAVHICAVCKKEFKSTKCLERHSVVHAQKWFECDICGIRSKRKEYISKHKRTVHSTTRKELFPCDICKKNFTTKYSVKLHKAALHEKFRSFQCEVCPRSFLRKNDLVSHMGVHSGVKNFACIMCDKKYRTLNGLKYHMREHTGEKPYMCEGCNARFKSGEMLKSHSKKCEKIKAILGTEHNTDCKMELELFQNQNTDCQIKMVKVPEKNIAEETVDQATYKSLEATKKAFSKRDKVFSSQNIKFIKVQNTAELDILRLTRLFQRYRCLSNVYSK, from the coding sequence ATGGAAGCAAAGAAAATAGTGGAGCCTCAAAATCCGTGTTCTCCAAATGCGGAAAGACCGTTTAAGGGCCACGTTTGTGGAATATGCCAGAAATGGTTTAAAAGATCAAGTGATCTGCATAGACATGGAAGTGTACATTCCAATGAAAAACCTATTTCTTGTGATCATTGCAACATGAAATTTGCATCTAAAGATAGATTATACTCACATCGTAAATATTTCTCCCTAGAAAAGGCTTTTCAATGTGAGTTTTGCCCAATgagctttaaaatgttttctattcttaaacTTCATATGATTATTCACACTGAAGAGAGACCTTATAAGTGTGAAATGTGTAATAAGAATTTTCGTCGTAAGGGTGGGCTTGAATATCATTATAGCAGTCAATCATATCTAGCTCATCatagaaaatttgaagaatttaaacaatttgaatatttaatcgAGAAATATAAATCTAGAAATGTTGATGATGGTGCTGTGCATATTTGTGCAGTctgtaaaaaggaatttaaatcaacaaaatgcCTCGAACGCCACTCTGTTGTTCATGCTCAGAAGTGGTTTGAATGTGACATATGTGGAATACgttctaaaagaaaagaatacatATCTAAGCATAAACGCACAGTCCACTCTACTACTAGAAAGGAGCTTTTTCCTTGtgatatttgcaaaaaaaattttactaccaaATATTCTGTCAAGTTACATAAAGCTGCTCTCCATGAAAAATTCAGGTCATTTCAATGTGAAGTTTGTCCCCGATCTTTTCTTAGGAAAAACGATCTTGTATCTCATATGGGTGTCCACAGTGGAgtgaaaaattttgcttgtaTTATGTGTGAcaaaaaatatagaacattGAATGGTTTGAAGTATCATATGAGAGAGCACACGGGAGAAAAACCTTATATGTGTGAAGGTTGTAATGCACGTTTTAAATCAGGGGAAATGCTAAAAAGTCACTctaaaaagtgtgaaaaaattaaagctattttagGAACAGAACACAATACAGATTGCAAAATGGAACTTGAATTGTTCCAAAATCAAAACACAGATTGCCAAATAAAAATGGTCAAAGtgcctgaaaaaaatatagctgaAGAAACTGTGGATCAAGCAACATATAAAAGTCTCGAAGCTACAAAGAAAGCATTTAGTAAAAGGGATAAAGTTTTTTCAtctcaaaatataaagtttataaaagttcAGAATACAGCAGAACTGGACATATTGAGATTAACAAGATTATTTCAGAGATACAGGTGTCTTTCAAATGTTTATTCCAAATAG